In Leptolyngbya sp. O-77, the genomic window GCAGGCGCGTTTGTCAACACGTCATGAAAGTCGGTCTTGACCTGGGCCAGGGCGCTGCGAACCTGGGCGGTTTCTGTGCTGACGGGGGCCGTAGACAGGGCGAAGTAAGCCAGGGTCGCGTCCGTCAGCGGCGAGTTGGGCGCAGTGCCTGGAATCGCCAGATGCAGCCCGCGTCCAGAGCCATCTTGCAGTGTGTTGCTCACTTCGCTGGCGTGGTAGTAGGCGAGGAGCTGTTCAAAATCACCCGCGATCGGACGGAACAGATTATCTTGAACTTGCTCCAGCGTGCGGGCGACTTTCCAGATGCGAACTTCGTCCAGTTCGCCTGTGAAGGCGTGGCGCTGCAACGCTGGGTTAGCGGTCGGAGCGCTTGCATCCGTACCCAGCGAAAATCCAGGTGTACCCCTGGTTGACTGACAAAACTTGAAAAGGAGGGAGGCTAAGCCCTTGGTAAAAGGGCACTCGCGGATTAGTGTGAAAGTTACCACACAAACACAACTGAACCATGCGAACCTCCCGTCTTTATGATCAGCGATGTGACCTTTTGGGTCAATCCACACAATGGGCAGATCGCCGTCATCTGCAAACCCTGATTTGGATGGTGATTGGACTAATTTGTAGTGAATGCATCAACCTCACCAAATGGGGTGTGGTATTACCTTTTAGTAAAGGACAGAGGAAACGTTGAGCCTGCCCTGTTCTGTCAGATTCTCTCTGACACGGCGATTATAATCGTGGACGGTTCTTGGAGATGTCATGAGACCCACAGGTTGGGCAGGTCATCTCGATGGTCATGGAGCCTACTCCCCCAAAATCTACGAATATGACAGCTTTACCTTTTTTATATCCTTTACGATAATCCACCACCTGAAATTTTCGATTGGGGATTGGGGAGTTTGGATTTTGGATTGGGAGGTTGACCGGCCAAAATCCAAAATCCAAAACCCAAAATCGCCCTTATCTGTTCTTACTCATTCGCGCTAGGGTTGCTCCGCATTTCGCGGTGCAGGCAGCGCAGCACTTCGCCGGGTTGCTCGGCGTTGAGGACGATGCCGTTGGGCGGAAATTCGAGGGCGTGCGTCCACTCGAAGCGTTCGGCATAGCGGAGCAGGTGCAGCCGGTCGATGGCCAGTTGCGCGTCTTCGGGCAGGCCGATGATGTAGTGGCGCAGGCGGCGACGGCGCGGCAGTTCGCAGGTGAGCGGCGGCAGCGAAAACTGGGTCGCCTCCGAGCGCGGGGACGACCAGGTGTATTGAATTGTCAGCATTTGGGGTTTCCTCCAGGAAACGAGTGGGGTAGGAAACCCCGAAATGTTGGCCGCCCCCGGAGGTGAAGCACTGGGACAGGGCGGCCTACAATGGACGCAGCCCTGAGACAGGCGGTGACTGTCGAGGGGTCAGGCGTTGGTGGGTGCTGCTAACACCTGCCAATGCCGTGGATGACTAAACGACCAAAATTTCGGGGGAAAGGTAAGCCGCGCTGACTTGGGGTCATTCACAGCTTGATGGACGATTGTACTGGATGCGATCGCCCTCGTCAATTGTCCTATGCCAGCCACCCCACGTCTTCTCCTTCCACAACACAGCACACCGCATCCCCAGGTTCCCCAATCTCAGGTCAGGAAGGGCGATAGGCCGTCACTTCGATTTCTATTCGCATATTCAAATCGGCTAATCCCGCCACGATCATCGTTGAAGCGGGGCGGATCTCTCCGAAGTATTTTCGCAGCACGGGCCAGCAGGGTTCAAAGTCTTCTCGGTTGGGCACGATGTAGCGAACGCGCACCACATCCGCCAGAGAAAACCCGGCTTCGTCCAGGGCGGCGCTGATATTTTTCAGGGTTTGTTCTGCCTGCTCTACTACGTCGTCCGAAATCGTCATGGTGCGATAGTCGTAGCCCGTGGTGCCCGACACAAACGCCCAATCGCCCTCCACCACAACGCGAGAGTAGGCGACTTCACGTTCAAAAAAGGAACCGGAGGAAATCAGGCGGCGACTCATGATGAAGAGAAATGAGGTTTTAGGTTGCAGAAATCTGGACAGCACCACGCCCTCATTACGAAGGAGGCAATTATATTTAAGTCTCGCAAACAGCGCTCCAGATGGAATCACGAAAAGCCTTTCAGCCTCCTGGACTAGCAATCTAAAATCGCCAATCTAAAATCCAAAATTAACCTCAGTCCGACTGCCGGGACTGCAAGTAGGAGCGCAGCAGCAACAGGCTGGAAATCGACTTGGAATCCACCGCTTCCCCGTCTAGGATGGCTTGCTCTAGCTCCTGCGGGGTCAACAAGAGGGTTTCCAGATCCTCATCTTCATCCAATCCTGGCGGCGTGTCTAGCTTCTCCAACTCCGTTGCTAGGTAGGTGTAAATAATCTCGTCGGAATAGCCCGGAGCCAGGAAAAACTGCCCCAGCTTGTGCCACTGGCTGGCTTTGTAACCGGTCTCTTCCTGAATTTCGCGCTGGGCAGTGGTTAGTGGGTCTTCGTCTTTCTCGATCGTGCCTGCGGGAAACTCCAGCAGTCGCCGCGATGCCGCAAAGCGATATTGCCGCACCAGCACCAGCTTGCCCTCTGCCGTCATGGGCACGGCCACTGCCCCGCCCGGATGCCGCACACATTCCCAATCGCCCTCGGCTCCGTTTGGCAGGCGCAGGCGGCTCACCTCAAAGTTGAACTTGCGTCCCTGAAAGAGGAGCTTTTGCTTGAGGCGCTGGGGAGGTTCGTGGGCCATGGTCTGGAAGGGGTAGGTAGCGAGATTTTGGAGTGAGGGGGTGGCGGGAGACGGTTTGGAGGATGCCATCACGCTCGCATCAGCAGCGCTACTGCGTAGGCCGCGATCCCCTCTTCTCGTCCGACGGGGCCCAGCTTTTCGTTGGTGGTGGCTTTGATGCCGATTTGATCCGGGGCGAGTTGGAGGGTGGTGGCGAGGCGATCGCGCATTGTTTTAATGTGCGGCTTCAGTTTGGGCCGCTCTGCCACGATGACAGAATCGATATTTCCAATCTGCCAACCTTGTGACTGAATTAGCGCGTGGACTTGTTCCAGCAGCTTCAGGCTGTCGGCTCCGGCCCACTGCGGGTCGGTGGGCGGAAAGTAGTGCCCAATATCGCCCAGGCTGAGCGCTCCCAGCATCGCGTCCATGATGGCGTGGGTCAGCACATCGGCATCGCTGTGGCCCAGCAGCCCCAGTTCATGGTCTATCTTAATGCCGCCCAGGATGAGGGGGCGATCGCCCACCAGTCGATGAATGTCGTAGCCGTTCCCAATCCGAATCGCCATAGAGTTTCAGAATTTCGTGGAAAGAGTTTCGTGGAAAGTGTGTTGCAGAAAAGATGCTCTCTCACGCTAAGCCCTGCTCGAAAGCGGGCGATCGCCCAGCGCCCAATTGCAAGCTAATTACTGCCCCCTTGTCGCAACCGATCTGCCTGTTGCAGTGCGGCGCTGCTGTTCTCCCGGTAAAGCACGACGCGGTTTTGGGCAGTGGTATAGCGGCTGTCGGTAGCAGGCACTTGGGCCATGAGATCGGACGCTCGCTGCCATCGGCTGGCCAGGTCTAGCCAGTCGGCCGAGGTTTGCGCCGTTTGCCCATCGCGCACGGCCGCCTCTGCCAGCCGCACCGCTTGGACAAAGGGATCGGGCGTGGGGGCAGGCGCAGGAGACGGGGACGACTCCACTGGCGAGGCCGGCGCGACGACCTGCTCCATCGGCTTGGGAAGAGAAATGCCCAGCCAGTCGGCCAGGGCCCAGCCCACCAGCAGCGCCAGCACCCCCAGGCTCAGCCCGCCAATCAGAATGCCCCGCCAAAACTGTTTCTTGGCGCGTGCCTCGGTGGGGGATTGGGCCGCAGGTTTAGCAATGTCGAGCATTCGGTTATAGCGCCAGTCTTCGACCATGCGCTGGAGCGGGTTGGGCTGGGGCAGGGTAATTTCTTGCGACCAGAGGAGTTGTTTTTTGGGGTCGCGCTGGATATCCTCAAGCCAGAGAAGCTGCTGCTCTCGCACAATACGGCTGTTGATATTGACACGACGAATGCCATTGGGACTGAGCCGCTCCAAGATGTAGCGGACATCTTCAACGAGCGACTGCTGTTCCAACTGTTCCAGCGTCTCCGCCTCGCATAAAAGCTGAAGCACGCCGTGATCCAGCACCGCACGAGTCCGCACGCCAGCATCCGCCAGCCGTTCGTTTAGCACCTGAATAATCGCCGACACGCTTCCTTGGCGTGCCTGACGCTCGATATCGTCGATGGGGTCTACCATAATCGCTTGGCAGCAGCCTGATGGCGTTTCCAGTGATTTTAAGACTACGGTTTGTAGAAAATCATTGTAAACAAAGAAGGGCGATCGGAATGCGATCGCCCCTTTATTATGTATGCTCCGAACCCTATCACCAGGTTTTTATAGTATCGCTTTATCCAGCGGCGACAAACTTTCAAGTGCCCCTGATTGTCGTATCTGTGCTTCACCAGTCCCAAAACCGGATCTGCTTCACTGCCACGTTTTTGGTTACGTTTGTCCAGTAAATAGGAACTGGCTACGGAATTCCTCAGCGCTATTCTATCCGCCCCGTTTCCGCCCGCTACGTGCCCTTCCCAGTCGCCTGATTGACAGCCGCACTAGCCCCATCCCGCAGGCAAACTTAAACGCTCTTAAAGACTCATCGGAACTGAATCCAAAAAACTGGCCGCCTAAAGAGTTCGTTTGACGTAGCGGACGAAACGCGGGCCACCACGCCACCCGTATCGCGGCATACGTCCAAAGTATCCGCCGTGAAAGTGGAAACCTTTCTAATCTCGTACCGTTTCAATCCCTGGAAGGGATTTGTGGGTTTTGCGACTTGGGGAATCGACTGGTTCTAACGGTTCGGGTCAGCGGTTGCCGAGGTCTTTGCATCCAACCCAAGCGGTTTCGGTCAATCCGCTGCAACACGGTTTATGTTAGCCTTCGCAATCGCCCTTCATCTCCCAACACCCACACCTCTCGGCGATCGCCCGTTTCTCTCAGTACCGACATATTTGGGCGATCGCCCCCCGGATACCTTTTGGAACCTCGAACTGCTGACCCAAATCTACCGCGACTTAAAGTTTGCAACTTACTCGAAAGTGTTTGGGAGTGTGCGGCTTGACCCGGATCTCGAAGAACCGAGCCTCTGCAAGTGGGGGGCGAATCGCCTACCCACCGACAAGCTGACAGAACCAGAACGCTGAGGGCTAACTAGTAATTAGACTGATCCGGTCTGCCTATCCACCCCCAGGAGGGTAGGGCTGATTCTCTAGATAAAAGAAATCAGAGTCGGCAAATCATGCTGGAACAAGCGAATGGCTTTTGTAATGGAGGAATAGCCAGCTTTACGAAACAAAGAAATTGCCCAGGAGCGCAACAGTGCCATCAGCGTTGCAGGGTTAGCAGCGCGAATCCAGGAAGCATCTTCACCCTGCACGACATCTTTAACCCAATGTAATTTGTTTTCTGTTGTGCCCCGATGGGCTTAATCATCCCACTCAGCTGTTGAGCGTCTATGACTTGAGAGATGATAAACCAGGACTGTCGCTTAAAAGGCTGTCGCTGACGGACTCCCGAACGCTCAACGCAGACAAATGCCGCTAACGCTTGCCAATCTTGGGATAGCTCTGGGGGAGCAGCAAAGACTCGAACCCGACGAGTCACAACCCGACCATGAGAGGTATCGAGGAACTCGTGAGAACTCAGAGGAACTTGAGTTTGAGCGCACTGCTGTGCCTGCTCCAGCAACTTGCGTTGATTGGCTTTGAGTCCAATGCAGTAATGATTGCCAACGTCGATAATCTCACAAACCGTTTTTTTGGGTGTGCAACGCATCCAAGGTCACCCACACGCCTTTGACATCAAGCTGTTGCAGCAAGTGTCTAACGCTTACAATCTCACTGCTTTCGCCATTATGGAAGCTCACTTGCCCAATCACCACATCCCACCGTTGCACACAGGCACTCACGACGGTGACAAAATCTTGCTGCTCGCCATAGCAGTCCTTCAGGGTACTAGCTAACGCTTTGCCATCCAGCGATATCACCTCCCCTGGTTCTGTCGGCAATGCTTGGTTCGCCCATCGCATGAATATTTCAGTAACCTTGAGGGCATCCACATGCAGAGTCATATCCCGCAAGGTGGAGTAACTGGGGAGTTTCGCTTTCGCTAAGTCGAATAATTCAGCGACCTCCTGTTGGTGACGCTTCATGAAGTCTTCTAGCCCTCTGAGGCTGCTATACCCGCTCATGACACCCAACAAGGTCATCAACAGCATCAACCACAGGGGATATTGGACTTTCCGTCCCCGCGCCAATCTGGAATCGTTTCTAATTGTTCAATTAATGCCTCTACTCCCATCTCTTCGCCTTGATCTCATCTCTTCCAATCTGTATTCTTCCGGGTAGAGAATCAACCCTAGGGGGCTAGGGGGGATCTCATGCCACGCCAACCTCGCCAACTCCGCCCCGGCTTCTGCTACCACGTCACCATTCGCTGCAACAACCGCGAGTTTCGCCTGACGAAACCCGAATGCCGCGAAGTGTTGCTCTACGCCATCCAGAAATGCCAGGACAAATACGGCTTCAAGCTGTATGCCCTGTGCATTATGAGCAACCATGTGCATTATTTGCTGGAGCCGCAGCAGCCCGAAGAGTTGCCGAAAATCATGCACTGGCTGAACTGGTATAGCGCCATGTGCCTGAACCGAATGCTAAACCGCACCGGGCACTTTTGGGAGAAGCGATACCACAGCACGGGGTTTCCCATTAGCGACAAGCGGCGGGCGCTGAACACGCTGCGCTATATCCACGCCAACCCCAAGGCAGCGGGAATGCAGCAGGGATTTTTCTATGACTATAGCAACTATGGCAGCTATGACCGACTGACCCAGGACGGGCTGACGCAGTGGCATCCGGCGTTTTTGGCGCTGGGCAGAACGTTGGATCTGTGTGCCGCCATCTATCGCCAGTTTTGCAAAAAATACAAGCCGAAGCCGAAGCCGGAGAAGCGCAACCATTGGGGAACGAAACTGCTGGCGCAAATCAAGGCGCGGAGCAAGCTCAAGAAAAAGAGCAGCCCCGGACAAAAGAGCCTGTGGGACGAGTGGGAAACCCCGGCAGCGGAGATCCGACAGGTGGCGAAGAAGTTTGTATTGGCAAATTGCTATGACCCGGAGGTGATGAAGCTCCAGTTTGAGGAAATAATCGACTCGACGTAGAAAAACGTCAGGTGCCAGGTAACAGATCGCCAGGACAGGAGGTGGATTATGCGGTAGAAATGGGCTGAGTTACAAAACTTTAGAAAAGGCTGAAGCGCTTATCTGCTACAGTCTACAAGTCTTCGCGCGAGAGAAGAAAACGCCATACCCCCTACCAAATACCTGACCCAAAGCTCCACCCCAACCCAGCCTGCAACCGGAAATTCTCCCCGCCGAGATTTTTTGAGGTCGAACGTGAGGTCGTTGTAGCTCAACCAGTCGTCGTCCTTGCGCCAGCCGACGCGATCGCCAAACTCTTCCCAGTCGTCATTGTAGTCCATCGGGCTGCCGCACTCTTCCCAGATGCGCTTTTGCACACTAAAGCCCCACTTGCCGCCGCTGTAGTGAACCCAGAGGCGATCGATCGTCTTCAGGTCTTCGCAGGGAAAGTTTTCCAAATCTTCTTCGTCAAATAATTGCCCTTCTTCCTTGCCGACGGTGGTAATCATTAGCCGATAGGTTTCTTCATCCGCTTCGCGCCATTGTCCATCCCTCAGCAGCGCTTCAAGCTTGGCATAGCGCGTGTTAGATACCGTTTTTTGGAGAGCGTTGAGTTCCGTGTTAAGGGCTGGATCGAACTGCTTGGTGGTTTCCAGAAGGCACAGATGCGCTAGGTCAAACGCGCCTCGACGGATCATTTCTCGAACTAGCGTAGTGGGATTGACCTGAGCGGCATAGAGCAAAATGGTCGGCTTCCACCAACCGTCATCAAAGCGCTCATACAACTGGCTTTCTTGACTTGGTTGCTGCTGAGCAAGCCGAGCGATTTCTGTGGCGGCTAAATACTCTTGAAAGCTGAGGTGCGCGAATTCGTATTCTTCTTCCTGTTGCACCAGCAGTTCGCTAATTTGCACGACTTGTTCCAGAAAATCTTCGGCTGCAATCGTTTCGCTCTGCTGCTGCAAATACTTATTTAGCGCTTTTAACAAGACTGGTCGCTTCACGCGCTCTTTTTTGGCGTGCATCATTGCCAGGGCAAGACGTTGCAGGACGGTTTGAGCCTCGCAGCGAGTCAGCACGGTTTCAATCTGACGTGCGCTGGGACGGTGTTTTAGCTGCAAGTGGCAAATGTCGCGATACAGGTCAACTCGTCGGTTGGGCAGTTTTGCTCCCGGATTGCGCCAGTGGAAAGTGGCGATCATGTTGAGCAATAAGGGATTTTTGGCCAACTTCTGAAGCTCTTCCTGCGACTCGATTTGATCAAGCAAATCCGTTGCAATTTGTTGAGCCGTGTGTTTCACTTCTGGGGTATCGCGTCTGCCGCTGGCGTAATATTCCTGCGCCCAACACCACTGATCCACAAACTGTTTGCGCTTTTCCTTGTCGAAATCTTGCACCCATAATACTGTTGCCAGATCCAGACGGTCTGCCGGGTTTTGCTCTTGATAAGCTTTGGGACGCGACGTGAGGATAAACACTGAGTTCCGGTAGGCTTCCAACTGTGTATTAATCCAGCGAGCCACTGCGGGACGCTCCTCTTTCGCTATTTCATCGAACCCATCCAGCATGATCAGTGCATTGCCTTTCCTCAATAAATCCCTTGCCCAATTATCGGGAGGAATCAAACCCTCTGCTTCGGGCAGTTTGGGGATGTGATGTTGGGTAATTAAGTCGGGGAGGCTGGGCGGGTTTTGGGTCAAAAGATCCCGGTATTTTCGCAACACCAGCAAAAACGGAATGAGCCGGGGTGCATTTTCTGGGGCTTGTTTGGTGCCATAGCGATGGGCAATGTGCTTGAGCAGGGTCGTTTTGCCGTAGCCGCCCCACGCCAACACTACAAGCTGTCGATAGACCGAATCTTGCCTTACCTGCGCCAAAAAGTCCCAAATCTCCAATTTTTTCTCAACATCACAGTTTGCAGGCAGCTTGTATCCTGGTAGCAGGGTTCGCGAATCCAGGGTTAGAGGCACAAAGACCTGTTCTAGCAGCAATATCGATATGGTTTTTTGTCTGGTGTCGCTGGTCATGGCATCTCGCGGGATATCAGGACGATCGCCCTCACATGCCCATGCCTGCCGCTGAAGATAGCGATCGTCAAACCCTGTGATCTTCGCTAAGCCCTGATCAACCTTAGAATTGAGGGATTGCCCGGCCCGCTGTAGCCGCTCTTGATTGCTTTTATGAAGCGGTTCTAGCAGCTTGCCCAAGTAAGAAAAGCAAAAGCCAATCAAAACGGCGGCGATCGCTTCTGCGACTTTCTTCTCAGACATCAACAGCCACAGCCCAGCTGCCCCGCCCACTCCAACCCCGCCAGGCTTGAGGATTGTAGTTATTAATTCAGCAAGCTGTTGCGCGATGGATTGAGCAGGGGGTTTCTCAGACATAGGGCTGTGCGTAAACAGATGTCTCTTTTTTAGCCTATGTTGCTAAAAACTTAGGGATGTCCGAAGAGGCGGTTTCGGTGCTGCTGGCTTCGTGAACGAGTGCAAGCGTTAAGGGGCAAGGGGCAAGGGGCAAGGGGCAAGGGGCAAGGGGCAAGGGGCGATCGCCTACCATATGTACAGCATCAAACTCAACTGCGAGGCGAGGGAATGATTACGGCTGCGCCTGCCCAGCGTGAAGAACGAGTCGTCTTGCATGATGAGAGCATACACTCCAGTTTTGGCATATTTACCGCTCAAATGCCCAATCCTATGGCGTAGAGATGCGAGGTTGTGGATTTTGGAGTGGAGATTTTAGATTGGGGAGTTTGGATTTTGGATTGACAGACTCGGCCGCCAAAATCCAAAACCCAAAACCCAAAATTACCCTTATCTGTTCTTACTCGTCTTACTCGTTTGCGCCAGGGTTGCGCCTGACCTCGCGGTGCAGGCAGCGCAGCACTTCGCCAGGTTGCTCGGCGTTGAGGACGATGCCGTTGGGCGGAAATTCTAGGGCGCGGGTCCACTCGAAGCGTTCGGCGTAGCGGAGCAGGTGCAGCTGGTCGATGGCCAGTTGCGCGTCTTCGGGCAGGCCGATAATGTAGTGGCGCAGGCGGCGACGGCGCGGCAGTTCGCAGGTGAGCGGGGGCAGCGAGAACTGGGTCGCCTCCGAGCGTGGGGACGACCAGGTGTATTGGATTGTCAGCATTTGGGGTTTCCTCCAGGAAACGAGTAGGGTAGGAAACCCCGAAATGTTGGCCGCCCCCGGAAGTGAAGCGCTGGGACAGGGCGGCCTACAATGGACGCAGCCCTGAGACAGGCACGGACTGTCGAGGGGTCAGGCGTTGGTGGGTGTTGGTCGCACCTGCCAGCGCCGTAAGTGACTAAACGACCAAAATTTCGGGGGAAAGGTAAGCCGCGCTGACTTGGGGGTCATTCACGGCTTGATGGACGATTGTACTGGATGCGATCGCCCTCGTCAATTGCCCTCCTGCTCAATTGCGCGGATGACTTGCGCTTGCCATCTTATCTATCTTGCGATCGCCCAGTGCGAATCTTCAATCATCCCGTGGTACAACTCTGCAACGGCCGCCTCTTCCATGAGTGGCAATCGCTACACAGGAATGATGCACTTGCGATCTCCAGCTACAGGCAAGAAAGATTCGACCCATAGCCTTGTTCTGTTATGCGTATAATGACCCTGATGCGGGTCGGCGTATCTTCTGGCGAGGCGAGTTTGGCGACATGAGTGACACCCTGGTACGGCAATCCTCGGTGGGCGAGTCTTTGTTTGAAATTGAGCATCTGCGGGTGGCGTATCCGTTCCAGCGGGGGCAGCAGGCGGCAAATGCGGCAGATGCCGATGGTCTGGACTGGGCGGTGGATGATGTGTCGCTGGTGCTAAAGGCGGGCGATCGCCTGGGGCTGGTGGGCGAGTCGGGTTGCGGCAAATCAACGCTGGGGCGGGCGGCGGTGCGCCTGCTGCCTGCGGACACGCGCATCGAGGGGCGCGTCTTGTTTCGCGGGCGCAATGTGTTTGAGCTA contains:
- a CDS encoding RidA family protein codes for the protein MSRRLISSGSFFEREVAYSRVVVEGDWAFVSGTTGYDYRTMTISDDVVEQAEQTLKNISAALDEAGFSLADVVRVRYIVPNREDFEPCWPVLRKYFGEIRPASTMIVAGLADLNMRIEIEVTAYRPS
- a CDS encoding NUDIX hydrolase, whose product is MAHEPPQRLKQKLLFQGRKFNFEVSRLRLPNGAEGDWECVRHPGGAVAVPMTAEGKLVLVRQYRFAASRRLLEFPAGTIEKDEDPLTTAQREIQEETGYKASQWHKLGQFFLAPGYSDEIIYTYLATELEKLDTPPGLDEDEDLETLLLTPQELEQAILDGEAVDSKSISSLLLLRSYLQSRQSD
- the ispF gene encoding 2-C-methyl-D-erythritol 2,4-cyclodiphosphate synthase → MAIRIGNGYDIHRLVGDRPLILGGIKIDHELGLLGHSDADVLTHAIMDAMLGALSLGDIGHYFPPTDPQWAGADSLKLLEQVHALIQSQGWQIGNIDSVIVAERPKLKPHIKTMRDRLATTLQLAPDQIGIKATTNEKLGPVGREEGIAAYAVALLMRA
- a CDS encoding ISAs1 family transposase, with product MLLMTLLGVMSGYSSLRGLEDFMKRHQQEVAELFDLAKAKLPSYSTLRDMTLHVDALKVTEIFMRWANQALPTEPGEVISLDGKALASTLKDCYGEQQDFVTVVSACVQRWDVVIGQVSFHNGESSEIVSVRHLLQQLDVKGVWVTLDALHTQKNGL
- a CDS encoding transposase is translated as MPRQPRQLRPGFCYHVTIRCNNREFRLTKPECREVLLYAIQKCQDKYGFKLYALCIMSNHVHYLLEPQQPEELPKIMHWLNWYSAMCLNRMLNRTGHFWEKRYHSTGFPISDKRRALNTLRYIHANPKAAGMQQGFFYDYSNYGSYDRLTQDGLTQWHPAFLALGRTLDLCAAIYRQFCKKYKPKPKPEKRNHWGTKLLAQIKARSKLKKKSSPGQKSLWDEWETPAAEIRQVAKKFVLANCYDPEVMKLQFEEIIDST
- a CDS encoding GUN4 domain-containing protein, translating into MSEKPPAQSIAQQLAELITTILKPGGVGVGGAAGLWLLMSEKKVAEAIAAVLIGFCFSYLGKLLEPLHKSNQERLQRAGQSLNSKVDQGLAKITGFDDRYLQRQAWACEGDRPDIPRDAMTSDTRQKTISILLLEQVFVPLTLDSRTLLPGYKLPANCDVEKKLEIWDFLAQVRQDSVYRQLVVLAWGGYGKTTLLKHIAHRYGTKQAPENAPRLIPFLLVLRKYRDLLTQNPPSLPDLITQHHIPKLPEAEGLIPPDNWARDLLRKGNALIMLDGFDEIAKEERPAVARWINTQLEAYRNSVFILTSRPKAYQEQNPADRLDLATVLWVQDFDKEKRKQFVDQWCWAQEYYASGRRDTPEVKHTAQQIATDLLDQIESQEELQKLAKNPLLLNMIATFHWRNPGAKLPNRRVDLYRDICHLQLKHRPSARQIETVLTRCEAQTVLQRLALAMMHAKKERVKRPVLLKALNKYLQQQSETIAAEDFLEQVVQISELLVQQEEEYEFAHLSFQEYLAATEIARLAQQQPSQESQLYERFDDGWWKPTILLYAAQVNPTTLVREMIRRGAFDLAHLCLLETTKQFDPALNTELNALQKTVSNTRYAKLEALLRDGQWREADEETYRLMITTVGKEEGQLFDEEDLENFPCEDLKTIDRLWVHYSGGKWGFSVQKRIWEECGSPMDYNDDWEEFGDRVGWRKDDDWLSYNDLTFDLKKSRRGEFPVAGWVGVELWVRYLVGGMAFSSLARRLVDCSR